The Leucobacter sp. UCMA 4100 genome window below encodes:
- the rplV gene encoding 50S ribosomal protein L22, which produces MVESIARVRHIRITPMKARRVVDLIRGRQAEEALAILKFAPQAAAEPVFKLVESAIANARVKADNENLPFNEDELVVARAFVDEGATLKRFRPRAQGRAFRINKRTSHITVVIASQDELAQSKGAK; this is translated from the coding sequence ATGGTCGAATCAATCGCACGTGTGCGTCACATTCGCATCACCCCGATGAAGGCCCGTCGTGTCGTTGACCTCATTCGCGGCCGTCAGGCTGAGGAAGCACTCGCTATCCTCAAGTTTGCGCCGCAGGCAGCGGCAGAGCCCGTGTTCAAGCTCGTCGAATCGGCGATTGCAAACGCACGCGTGAAGGCCGACAACGAAAACCTTCCCTTCAACGAAGACGAGCTCGTTGTAGCTCGTGCATTCGTTGACGAGGGTGCAACGCTCAAGCGTTTCCGCCCCCGTGCTCAGGGACGCGCATTCCGCATCAACAAGCGCACCAGCCACATCACGGTTGTCATTGCCAGCCAGGATGAGCTCGCGCAGTCGAAGGGAGCCAAGTAA
- the rpsS gene encoding 30S ribosomal protein S19, translated as MPRSLKKGPFVDNHLLDKVVAQNEAGTNNVIKTWSRRSMIIPAMLGHTIAVHDGRKHIPVFVTETMVGHKLGEFAPTRTFRGHVKDDKKGRRR; from the coding sequence ATGCCTCGTAGTCTTAAGAAGGGCCCCTTCGTCGACAACCACCTCCTTGACAAGGTGGTCGCGCAGAACGAAGCAGGCACGAACAATGTCATCAAGACTTGGTCACGTCGCTCGATGATCATCCCGGCAATGCTCGGGCACACCATCGCAGTGCATGACGGTCGCAAGCACATTCCCGTTTTCGTCACGGAAACCATGGTTGGCCACAAGCTCGGTGAATTTGCACCGACTCGCACCTTCCGCGGTCACGTGAAGGACGACAAGAAGGGCCGTCGCCGCTAA